A portion of the Saccharomyces paradoxus chromosome XV, complete sequence genome contains these proteins:
- the HRK1 gene encoding putative serine/threonine protein kinase HRK1 (Protein kinase~similar to YOR267C), with product MPNLLSRNPFHGHHNDHHHDRENSSNNPPQLIRSSKSFLNFIGRKQSNDSLRSEKSTDSMKSTTTTTNYTTTNLNNNTHSHSNATSISTNNYNNNYETNHHHNISHGLHDYTSPASPKQTHSMAELKRFFRPSVNKKLSMSQLRSKKHSTHSPPPSKSTSTVNLNNHYRAQHPHGFTDHYAHTQSAIPPSTDSILSLSNNINIYHDDCILAQKYGKLGKLLGSGAGGSVKVLVRPTDGATFAVKEFRPRKPNESVKEYAKKCTAEFCIGSTLHHPNVIETVDVFSDSKQNKYYEVMEYCPIDFFAVVMTGKMSRGEINCCLKQLTEGVKYLHSMGLAHRDLKLDNCVMTSQGILKLIDFGSAVVFRYPFEDGVTMAHGIVGSDPYLAPEVITSTKSYDPQCVDIWSIGIIYCCMMLKRFPWKAPRDSDDNFRLYCMPDDIEHDYVESARHHEELLKERKEKRQRFLNHSDCSAINQQQPAHESNLKTVQNQTPNTASIQDKNSNKPEIKEGNTEENKDEDSNNDKESTPDNGKEGTINIKAGKNEDISTLVSANAKKTDVHTNADCNNKADGNANSDCDNKADCNANGECSNEAECNAKVDANAKPDVAPQNNLQQQQQQQHHQHQNQDKPHSIASDSKSSQQHRGPHHKKIIHGPYRLLRLLPHASRPIMSRILQVDPKKRATLDDIFNDEWFASIAACTMDSKNKVIRAPGHHHTLVREENAHLETYKV from the coding sequence ATGCCTAATTTGTTGTCGAGAAATCCGTTCCACGGTCATCATAATGACCATCACCATGACCGTGAAAATTCGTCTAATAACCCGCCGCAGTTGATCAGAAGCTCtaaatcttttttaaaCTTCATTGGTAGGAAACAAAGTAATGACTCATTAAGAAGCGAGAAATCTACGGATTCCATGAAATCTACCACAACCACTACAAATTATACTACAACAAATCTCAATAACAATACCCACAGCCATTCCAATGCAACCAGTATCTCAACAAACaattataataataactaCGAAACAAATCACCACCATAATATCTCTCATGGGCTCCATGATTATACTTCCCCCGCATCACCAAAACAAACTCACTCCATGGCAGAATTGAAAAGGTTTTTCAGACCCtctgtaaataaaaaactatCCATGTCCCAACTTCGTTCAAAGAAACATAGCACCCATTCCCCCCCACCTTCAAAATCAACTTCTACAGTCAACTTAAATAATCACTATCGTGCTCAGCATCCTCATGGCTTTACAGACCACTATGCTCATACACAGTCTGCTATACCGCCAAGTACCGACTCCATCCTATCTTTGtctaataatattaatatatatcACGATGACTGTATTCTGGCCCAGAAATACGGGAAATTAGGTAAATTATTGGGTTCCGGTGCAGGCGGGTCCGTTAAAGTTCTTGTGAGACCCACTGATGGTGCTACTTTTGCCGTTAAAGAATTTAGGCCAAGGAAACCGAATGAAAGTGTGAAAGAGTATGCCAAGAAATGCACAGCAGAATTTTGTATCGGTTCGACTCTACATCATCCAAACGTTATCGAAACTGTTGACGTTTTCTCTGATTccaaacaaaacaaatattATGAAGTCATGGAATACTGTCcgattgatttttttgccGTTGTTATGACGGGTAAAATGTCCCGTGGCGAGATCAATTGTTGTTTGAAACAATTGACTGAAGGTGTTAAATATTTACATTCCATGGGTTTGGCACACAGAGATTTGAAGTTAGATAATTGTGTCATGACTTCTCAGGGTATTCTGAAACTAATTGACTTTGGTAGTGCTGTTGTATTTAGATATCCTTTTGAAGATGGTGTAACGATGGCTCACGGAATCGTGGGTAGTGATCCTTACTTAGCGCCGGAGGTAATTACGTCCACCAAATCTTATGATCCTCAATGCGTCGACATATGGTCTATTGGGATCATATACTGTTGTATGATGCTGAAAAGATTTCCATGGAAGGCCCCAAGAGATTCTGACGATAATTTTAGATTATATTGTATGCCAGATGACATAGAACATGACTATGTAGAATCCGCCAGGCACCATGAAGAGTTACtgaaggaaagaaaggaaaaacgCCAAAGGTTTTTGAATCACAGCGACTGTTCTGCTATTAATCAGCAGCAGCCAGCTCATGAATCAAACCTGAAAACagttcaaaatcaaactcCAAATACGGCATCTATACAGGATAAAAACAGCAACAAACCAGAAATTAAGGAGGGAAACACCGAAGAGAACAAAGACGAGGATAGcaataatgataaagaaagtACACCAGATAATGGCAAGGAAGGTACTATCAACATCAAAGCGGGCAAAAATGAGGATATAAGCACGCTAGTTTCAGCTAACGCTAAAAAGACAGATGTCCATACTAACGCTGATTGCAATAACAAAGCTGATGGCAATGCTAACAGTGACTGCGATAACAAAGCGGATTGCAATGCTAACGGTGAGTGCAGCAACGAAGCGGAGTGCAATGCTAAAGTTGATGCCAACGCTAAACCTGATGTTGCTCCCCAAAACAATctacaacaacaacaacaacaacaacatcaCCAGCATCAGAATCAGGATAAGCCGCATAGTATTGCTTCTGATAGTAAATCGAGTCAGCAACATAGAGGACCTCaccataaaaaaattattcatGGCCCATACCGTTTGTTACGTCTACTGCCACATGCTTCCAGACCTATCATGTCCCGTATTCTGCAGGTGGATCCTAAGAAAAGAGCTACCTTAGATGACATTTTTAATGATGAATGGTTCGCCTCCATTGCCGCCTGTACCATGGATTCAAAAAACAAGGTTATTAGAGCGCCTGGCCATCACCATACATTGGTTAGAGAGGAAAATGCTCACTTAGAAACCTACAAGGTTTGA
- the PAC1 gene encoding Pac1p (similar to YOR269W), translating to MNDWQQQLPLTGTQKNELDKSVLRYLNWNYKQTVRHEHVQNYESVRHAIVTLSTFLLQESVDRQEFISNNDTNNESIVDIDELLLPKKWNSIVRLQKKIIELEQNTETLVSQIKDLNSQVSELAQFMPPTRNGTGAQNVLKWVPKNLPSCLINVESSVTSVKLHPNLPIVFVATDHGKLYAFDLFNYTIPLASLQSHTKAITSMDVLFTNFTKSSKKNYLVIVTASKDLQIHVFKWISDECKFQQLRSLLGHEHIVSAVKIWQKNNDIHIASCSRDQTVKVWDFHNGWSLKTFQPHSQWVRSIDVLGDYIISGSHDTTLRLTHWPSGNGLSVGTGHEFPIEKVKFIHFIEDPPNARFRTPSTAQYKNWGVQYCVSASRDRTVKIWEIPLPTLMAHRAPIPNPTDSNFRCVLTLKGHLSWVRDISIRGQYLFSCADDKSVRCWDLNTGQCLHTWEGLHTGFINCLDLDVDFDPNVNPRQIMVTGGLDCKSNVFMR from the coding sequence ATGAATGATTGGCAACAGCAGCTCCCTTTAACAGGtacacaaaaaaatgagcTCGATAAAAGTGTCCTGCGGTATTTGAATTGGAATTACAAACAAACTGTACGGCATGAGCATGTCCAAAATTATGAAAGCGTTAGACATGCGATTGTAACTCTATCAACGTTCCTGTTGCAAGAATCAGTAGACCGGCAAGAATTCATCAGTAACAATGACACCAACAACGAAAGTATAGTAGACATTGATGAATTACTATTACCGAAGAAGTGGAACTCAATTGTTagattacaaaaaaaaattatcgaGTTGGAACAGAATACAGAGACTCTTGTATCTCAGATTAAAGATTTGAACTCTCAAGTGTCAGAACTAGCACAATTTATGCCTCCCACTCGTAATGGCACCGGCGCACAGAATGTTTTGAAATGGGTGCCGAAAAATCTACCAAGCTGTTTAATTAATGTTGAATCATCTGTTACATCCGTCAAACTGCACCCCAATTTGCCTATAGTGTTTGTGGCCACAGATCATGGGAAGTTATACGCATTTGATCTATTTAACTACACTATCCCTCTGGCGTCCTTGCAAAGCCATACCAAGGCAATTACTTCCATGGACGTTTTATTTACCAATTTCACAAAGTCcagcaagaaaaattacTTGGTGATAGTTACCGCATCTAAAGATTTGCAGATTCATGTTTTCAAATGGATCTCTGACGAATGCAAATTCCAACAACTTAGATCTTTATTGGGCCATGAACATATCGTCTCTGCAGTAAAAATCTGgcagaaaaataatgatatcCATATAGCGTCTTGTTCCAGAGATCAAACTGTAAAGGTTTGGGACTTTCACAATGGTTGGTCCTTGAAAACTTTTCAGCCTCACTCCCAGTGGGTACGCTCCATAGACGTTCTAGGCGACTATATCATCTCCGGATCCCATGATACCACATTAAGATTAACACATTGGCCATCAGGTAATGGTCTCAGCGTTGGCACGGGTCATGAATTTCCCATAGAGAAAGTGAAATTCATTCATTTCATCGAAGACCCTCCAAACGCAAGGTTTAGAACACCATCAACGGCTCAATATAAAAACTGGGGGGTGCAGTATTGTGTCTCAGCATCAAGAGATAGAACGGTAAAAATTTGGGAGATACCTCTGCCTACATTAATGGCCCATAGAGCACCCATACCAAATCCTACAGACTCAAATTTTAGATGTGTTCTTACGTTGAAGGGGCATCTTTCATGGGTTAGAGATATTAGTATTCGAGGCCAGTACTTGTTTTCTTGTGCTGATGACAAATCTGTCAGATGTTGGGATCTGAACACGGGGCAATGTTTACATACCTGGGAAGGGTTGCATACAGGATTTATCAACTGCTTAGACCTGGATGTTGATTTTGATCCTAATGTTAACCCAAGGCAAATAATGGTCACCGGCGGTTTGGATTGCAAGTCTAACGTCTTCATGAGATAA